Within the Gemmatimonadaceae bacterium genome, the region CGCGCACGAGGGCCGCCGAGCCGTCCCGCCCGCGCAACAGGCTGTCGAGCGCCAGCTCGATGCCGTCCACCGGCTCGCCGGCACCATTGACCCGCCCCACGATGCGGCGCGCGGCATCGGAGCCCGGGTACACACGGTCGACCACCGGCTCGGCGTACACGCCGCGCATGGCCGTGAGCGCGGCAACGTCGGTGGCCCGGAACTGATCCGGAATCGGCGCCCACTTCCTCGTCGTGTCGGTCGCGCGGGCGATCCACTTGGCGTTCACGCCAGCGCGGCGCAGCGCGTTGGCCGTGGCACGGCGGCTGCGGAGTTCCTGCGGGTTGATGCCGAGTTGCACCATGTCGCGGCTCTCGGCCAACGTGCGGCCCGCGGCGTCGAGGATTTCCCCGCGCAGCGCCGGGACCTCGCGGCTCGTGAAGTGCTGGTTGTGCGCCTGCGCGGCCCACGCCTTGCCGTCCACGAGTTGCACCTTGGCCGATTTCGCAATCACGGCCAGCGCGAACGCAGCGAGCGTGAAGTGGATGATGCCGATGCGGCTATTCTTGATCATGCGCCCGCGGACGCGGCAGGTTGATGACCATACTATCGGCGGGAATGTGCATGTTCATGCGCTGCAGGATCGGCGCCAGCCGCGTGAGACTCGACGAATCGCGGATCTCGCCAGTGAGGCGGACGCGCTCCGCCTCGAGCGCGTCCCGCTGCCGCTCGAGGTCCCGGATCGCGCGCTGCTGGCGGATTCCATAACTCCTCCGTGCAATGACGCCCGTAGCCACCAAAACGAAACCCAGCAGCACGAGGGCAATCACGGAGCGCGGGCTCCATCGACGCTTCACGCGGCGCGCCATGCCCGGAGCCGCGCGCTGCGCGAGCGAGGGTTGGCGTCGAGCTCGGCCGGTCCGGCCCGCAGCCCCCGCTTGGTGACCAACGCCCCGAGCGCGCGGCCGCCACACGTGCACACGGGCTGTCGCGGGGGACAGGTGCATGCCGTGCTCCAGTCCCGAAACGTGCGCTTCACGATCCGGTCCTCCCCGGAATGGTAGGAGATCACGACAAACACCCCCTGCGATTCGAGGCGGTCACGCAGAGTGGGGAGCGCCCGCTCCAACCCGCCCAGCTCCTCGTTGATCGCGATGCGCACGGCCTGGAAGAGCCGCGCGAACTCGGCCGGCCCGCTGCGGGGGCCGAGCGTCGCGCGGATCGCCCCGACGAAGTCGTCGCTGGTGGCAAAGGGGCGCGTGGCGCGGCGCTTCGAGACCTCGCGCGCCAGGCGGATGGCGCGCCGTTCGTCGCCGTACTCGCGGAACACCCAGGCCAGTTCGCCCTCGTCGGCCGCGTTGAGAAAGTCCGCCGCGGTCCGCGTGGCGTCGGGTCCCATGCGCATGTCGAGCGGGGCCCCCTCACGAAAGCTGAAGCCGCGCGCCGTGGCGTCGATCTGGTGCGACGACACACCGAGATCGAGGAGGATGCCGTCGTACCGCTCGTGACCGAGCGCGGCGTCGTCGAGCGTGGCGTAGTTGCCCAACTCGAGGCGCAAGCGCCCATCGCGCACGAACGGGGCCAGACGCTGGCCAGCGGCCGCGATGGCGTCGGGGTCGCGGTCCACGGCCGTGACGCGCGCGCCGGCGTGCAGCAACGCTTCGGTGTGTCCGCCCCCGCCGAGCGTCCCGTCGAGCACATGGTGCGCATCGGCGAGCAGCGCCACCACTTCCTGCACCATGACCGGGGCATGATACGAGCTTGCCCATTCCGGCGTGAGCGGGCCGGAGGGCGTCAGGCGCGAAGTGAACGGATCGGCATCGGACATCACGCGATGAAAGCAACACATGGCGGGTGCGCGCCACAAGCGACGAAGCCCGCCGGCGACTGCCGGCGGGCTTCGTCAACGTCCAGGCGCGTCACCGGCTACTGCTTCTTGCAGTAGGCCTTGACCATCTGGTCGGCGATCGGGGAGTACTTCGCAATTGCCTGCATGACCGCGCCAGCGGTTGCAGCATCGACCGAGCCGCCGGCGGGCATGTTGATCTGGGACAGGACGAACATGTCCTGCGCCCTCTTCGCGTCGACACAATTCTTGGTGGGCTGCGCGGCTTGCATCGCGGCGACCGCAAGTTGGAGCGACGCGACGCCGATGAAGAAGTGCGTGGTGGGCGACGACGCCACGGAATCGGCGTGCTGCGCCAGGTCGAGCGACCGCTGATAGTACTTCGTGGCGTTCGCCGTGTCCGTCTTAGCCTGGCTCATCAGGTTCTGGACCGGCGCGAGCAGCATCGGCCCCCACTTCGCCTTGTCGCCGCCCGCCGCGATCGCCTGGTTGGCGAGGGCCACGAGACTGTCCGTCTGCCCGAGGTCAACGAACGTTTGGGCCAGGAACAACTCGGCGGTCGAGTCCTTGGGATCGGCGATCAGCGCACGGCGAAACGCGCCGGCGGCCGCCGGCAACTGGCTCGTATTGCGCAGCGCGACGCCCTGCAGGAACGGGAACTGGGGATCCTTGGGGTACTTGCGCTCCGCGTCCGACGCGTACTCCGCCACCTTCGTCCAGTTGCTGTCGGTGGTGGCCATGGCGATCTGGCGATGGTAGTAATCGCTGTCGGCGAGGGCCGTGTCGATGTGCGCCATCAATTCACCGGTGGCCAGCGCGTCCTTCCACTGTTGCGTGGCCGCGAGCAGCTTCCACTTCTGCTGCAGCATGGTCGGATCGCCCGGATTCTGCTTGAGCATGTCCTCGAGAATCGGGAGCGCCTTGGCCGGATCGGATGCGCCCAGCGCGTTGATGATGCGGTTGGCGAGCGCTTGATCCTGCGGCTCGAGCTTGTACATCTTGAGCATCGTCTGCACGACGGCGTCCTGATCGCCCTTGGCGTCGTAGGCGCCCACGGCCAAGCCGAGCGCGAACAGGTTGGCGGGATCGATGCGCAGAATTTCGTTGGTGACGGAAAGGACCGAGTCGGGAGGGTACTTCAAGAAGTCGGGCCCGTACGCCGTGGCCAGGCAGAGGCGCGCCAGCGTGGCCTGCGGGTATTGCTTGATGGCGTCCTGCGCGTTGGCGACCGCCTCCTGCGCCTTGCCGGCGCGGAGGCTGTTCTTGCACTTCTCATTGCCGGTGATCTGTTTGCGCGCGGCGGAGAGTTCGCGCTCGATCGTCCCGGCGGCGCCGGCCGGATCCTTGGCATCCACCGCGGGAAGCGGCTGGGCCTGCGTGACGTCGGTGGCCAGCATCAGGCGCGCGCCCTCGCGAATTCCACTCGGCGTGAGGGCGACGTCGCAATCCAGAATCTCGTCGGCGCGCACGATCTTGCCAAGGGCCCCGAGATCCTGCTGACTGAGCGCGGAGTCCGGCGCGTAACCCGACGCAATGAGCGCGTCATTGACGGTCTTGTTCGGGATGACGTACAGGTCCCGAATGTTGTTCTCACTCTGGATCCGGTCGCGCAGGGCAGCAGCCGCGGTCACCCCGAGCGTGGCCGGCGTCGCATGGCAGGTCCCAACGAGGAGATGGGGGGTGTCACGGTCAGGCCCGCGTTGACGTGCGGGGTTGAACCCGTACTGCGCCACGGCGATCGACGGCAAACCCGCCACGATCACCAGACCCAGACCCACCATCCGGCGCTGCAATCCCTTCACTGTCGGCTCCTCCCCCTAATTGAGTCCTACCCGAACGGCCCGAATGTAGTTCCTGCGACGCCAATGGGCGAAGAGGGACTCGAACCCCCGACTTCCTGCGTGTAAGGCAGGCGCTCTAACCAACTGAGCTATTCGCCCTCTGAGAACGCCGGCGCGCCGCGCATTACTTGAGTATGGCCAGCGGGACCAGCACGCAGTACCCGACCACAAGCAGGATCGGCGCGATCGTGTCGCCGCCGCGCGCCAGGTCGGCGTAGCCGGCGGCGAGGGTCACGAGTGCGATCCCCCACCAAAGCAGCGGTCGAGAGCGGGTCGAAGTGTCGGTTTCTGCCATAAACCTGAAGACTAGGGGCCGCAAAGTTTGGTGTCAAGCCAACACTAGAACTGGTGGACGCTTACGGTCCTTTGACGTCGGGCTCGTTCCGCTCCCCCGCGGGCCACGGACCGATCAGCTCCGCCAGCGCGCTCTCCCGCTCCGCCGCATCGGCAGCATCGTCGGCCGCCACCAGCGCCGCGAACCGGGAACGATCGCGGCGGCGCCGCGCGATCCACAGCGGAAGGATGACCACAACCAGGAGAATCCCGACCAGGGTCAGGTCTTCCATGAGCGCCAGCGCGCCGTAGCGGCGCCGGGCGCGTTTGCGCCAATCCGCCTCGAACCCGTCCAACGTG harbors:
- the rsmH gene encoding 16S rRNA (cytosine(1402)-N(4))-methyltransferase RsmH, producing MSDADPFTSRLTPSGPLTPEWASSYHAPVMVQEVVALLADAHHVLDGTLGGGGHTEALLHAGARVTAVDRDPDAIAAAGQRLAPFVRDGRLRLELGNYATLDDAALGHERYDGILLDLGVSSHQIDATARGFSFREGAPLDMRMGPDATRTAADFLNAADEGELAWVFREYGDERRAIRLAREVSKRRATRPFATSDDFVGAIRATLGPRSGPAEFARLFQAVRIAINEELGGLERALPTLRDRLESQGVFVVISYHSGEDRIVKRTFRDWSTACTCPPRQPVCTCGGRALGALVTKRGLRAGPAELDANPRSRSARLRAWRAA